From one Dyella sp. 2HG41-7 genomic stretch:
- the ettA gene encoding energy-dependent translational throttle protein EttA, translating to MQYIYTMNGVSKIVPPKRQIIKDISLSFFPGAKIGLLGLNGAGKSTVLRIMAGVDTDFQGEARPQPGIKVGYLAQEPQVDPEKTVRETVEEGVSVIFDAQKRLDEVYAAYAEEGADFDKLAAEQQALENILAVNDAHALERQLEVAADALRLPPWDAKIGPLSGGEKRRVALCRLLLSKPDMLLLDEPTNHLDAESVEWLEHFLQDYPGTVVAVTHDRYFLDNAAEWILELDRGRGIPWKGNYTEWLEQKDQRLKQEAQQEKSRQKAIEKELEWVRSAAKGRQSKGKARLNRFEELNAVEYQRRNETNEIFIPPGERLGQEVIEFKNVTKSFGDRLLIDDLSFKVPPGAIVGVIGPNGAGKSTLMKLITGVEKPDSGEVKIGHTVKLAYVDQSRGALDTKNNVWQEVSGGADILTIGNFEIQSRAYIGRFNFKGTDQQKIVGNLSGGERGRLHMAKTLLQGGNVLLLDEPSNDLDIETLRALEDALLEFPGCAMVISHDRWFLDRIATHIIAFEGDSHVEFFPGNYNEYEADKKRRLGDEAAKPHRVKYKKLA from the coding sequence ATGCAATACATCTACACCATGAACGGGGTCAGCAAGATCGTTCCCCCGAAGCGCCAGATCATCAAGGACATCTCGCTGAGCTTTTTCCCGGGCGCCAAGATCGGCCTGTTGGGTTTGAATGGCGCGGGCAAGTCCACCGTGCTGCGCATCATGGCCGGCGTGGATACCGATTTTCAGGGCGAAGCGCGCCCGCAGCCCGGCATCAAGGTCGGCTACCTGGCGCAGGAGCCGCAGGTCGATCCCGAAAAGACCGTGCGCGAAACGGTGGAAGAAGGCGTGTCGGTGATTTTCGACGCGCAGAAGCGCCTCGATGAGGTCTACGCCGCCTATGCCGAAGAAGGCGCGGATTTCGACAAGCTGGCCGCCGAACAGCAAGCGCTGGAAAACATCCTGGCCGTGAACGACGCCCACGCCCTGGAGCGCCAGCTCGAAGTGGCCGCCGACGCGCTGCGCCTGCCGCCGTGGGACGCCAAGATCGGCCCGTTGTCGGGCGGTGAAAAGCGCCGCGTCGCGCTGTGCCGCCTGCTGCTCTCCAAGCCCGACATGCTGCTGCTGGACGAGCCCACCAACCATTTGGACGCCGAATCGGTGGAATGGCTGGAGCACTTCCTGCAGGACTACCCCGGCACCGTGGTGGCGGTGACCCATGATCGCTACTTCCTCGACAACGCCGCCGAGTGGATTCTGGAACTCGACCGCGGCCGCGGCATTCCGTGGAAGGGCAACTACACCGAGTGGCTGGAACAGAAAGACCAGCGCCTGAAGCAGGAAGCGCAGCAGGAAAAATCGCGCCAAAAGGCGATCGAAAAGGAACTGGAGTGGGTGCGCTCCGCCGCCAAGGGCCGTCAGTCCAAGGGCAAGGCGCGTTTGAACCGCTTCGAAGAATTGAACGCGGTCGAATACCAGCGCCGCAACGAAACCAACGAAATCTTCATTCCGCCGGGCGAGCGCCTGGGCCAGGAAGTGATCGAGTTCAAGAACGTCACCAAATCGTTCGGCGATCGCCTGTTGATCGACGACCTGTCGTTCAAGGTGCCGCCGGGCGCCATCGTCGGCGTGATCGGTCCGAACGGCGCGGGTAAATCCACGCTGATGAAGCTGATCACCGGCGTCGAGAAGCCCGACAGCGGCGAAGTGAAGATCGGTCACACCGTAAAGCTCGCCTACGTCGACCAGTCGCGCGGCGCGCTCGATACGAAAAACAACGTGTGGCAGGAAGTTTCCGGCGGTGCGGACATCCTCACCATCGGCAACTTCGAAATTCAGTCGCGCGCGTACATCGGCCGCTTCAACTTCAAGGGCACCGATCAGCAGAAGATCGTCGGCAATCTATCCGGCGGTGAACGCGGCCGCTTGCATATGGCCAAGACGCTGCTACAGGGCGGCAACGTGCTGCTGCTCGACGAACCGTCGAACGACCTGGATATCGAAACCTTGCGCGCCTTGGAAGACGCGTTGCTGGAATTCCCGGGCTGCGCGATGGTGATCTCGCATGACCGCTGGTTCCTCGATCGCATCGCCACGCACATCATCGCGTTCGAAGGCGATTCGCACGTGGAATTCTTCCCCGGCAACTACAACGAATACGAAGCGGACAAGAAGCGTCGCCTGGGCGACGAGGCTGCGAAGCCGCATCGTGTGAAGTACAAGAAACTCGCATAA
- a CDS encoding undecaprenyl-diphosphate phosphatase yields the protein MNLWFLLFLSVLQGVTELFPVSSLGHTLLVPALFGVHIDKHAPQLIPFLVALHLGTALALLGYFRHRWIALVGGFFASLGGRRNDDGHMMWALIIGTIPACIVGLLLEKRLELVFKDLRIVAAALIANGLLLWLGDRIERTRTHKAPEKLSFRQAFLVGLAQIGALIPGFSRSGLTMIAGSATGLDKEKAAEFSFLLGTPIILAAGLLEIPKLFKAPDQLGNALLGGLLTAIAAWLSLHFLMRYFEGRGRLATFGTYCVIAGVVFLGWFLLHPQPA from the coding sequence GTGAATTTGTGGTTCTTGTTGTTTTTGAGCGTATTACAGGGCGTCACCGAACTTTTCCCGGTCAGCAGCCTGGGGCATACCTTGCTGGTTCCGGCGCTGTTCGGCGTCCATATCGATAAACACGCACCGCAGCTCATTCCTTTTCTCGTCGCCTTGCATCTGGGCACGGCGTTGGCGCTGCTAGGCTATTTCCGACATCGATGGATCGCACTGGTCGGTGGTTTCTTTGCATCGTTAGGCGGACGCCGCAACGACGATGGCCACATGATGTGGGCCCTGATCATCGGCACGATCCCCGCGTGCATCGTTGGCTTGTTGTTGGAGAAGCGACTGGAGCTGGTCTTCAAAGATTTACGCATCGTCGCAGCGGCGCTGATCGCAAACGGTTTGTTGCTGTGGCTCGGCGATCGCATCGAGCGTACACGCACGCACAAGGCCCCCGAGAAACTCAGCTTTCGCCAGGCGTTTCTGGTCGGCTTGGCGCAGATTGGCGCGCTGATTCCCGGCTTCTCGCGTAGCGGTCTTACGATGATCGCCGGTTCCGCCACGGGGCTCGACAAAGAAAAAGCCGCCGAATTTTCCTTTCTTCTCGGCACGCCGATCATTCTTGCAGCGGGCCTGCTGGAGATCCCCAAGCTCTTCAAGGCGCCCGATCAACTCGGCAACGCATTGCTGGGCGGCTTGCTGACGGCGATCGCGGCGTGGCTCAGCCTGCACTTCCTGATGCGTTATTTCGAAGGGCGTGGGCGACTTGCCACATTCGGTACGTACTGCGTCATCGCAGGTGTCGTTTTTCTCGGCTGGTTTCTGCTGCATCCACAGCCGGCCTGA
- the glyA gene encoding serine hydroxymethyltransferase, translating into MFPKHQTIAGYDDDLAKSIADEARRQEDHVELIASENYASPRVLEAQGSVLTNKYAEGYPGKRYYGGCEYVDVAERLAIERVKQLFGATYANVQPHSGSQANQAVYFALLSPGDTILGMSLAHGGHLTHGAKVNISGKLFNAVQYGVNEQGLVDYDEVERLAVEHKPKMIVAGFSAYSQLMDWARFRAIADKVGAYLFVDMAHVAGLVAAGVYPNPLPHAHVVTSTTHKTLRGPRGGIVIAKDPGEEIEKKLQSIVFPGIQGGPLMHVIAAKAVAFKEALEPSFKDYQAQVVKNAKAMAKTLIERGYKVVSGGTENHLMLVDLIGREVTGKDAEAALGKAHITVNKNAVPNDPRSPFVTSGLRVGTPAITTRGYKEADVVELTQWICDVLDAPTDESIIKAVREKVSAQCKKFPVYG; encoded by the coding sequence ATGTTCCCGAAGCATCAAACGATTGCCGGCTATGACGATGACCTGGCCAAGTCCATTGCCGACGAAGCCCGTCGCCAGGAAGACCACGTCGAGCTGATTGCCTCGGAGAACTACGCCAGCCCGCGCGTGCTGGAAGCGCAAGGCTCAGTGCTTACCAACAAATACGCCGAAGGCTATCCGGGCAAGCGCTACTACGGCGGTTGCGAATATGTGGACGTGGCCGAGCGCCTCGCCATCGAGCGCGTGAAGCAACTGTTTGGCGCCACGTACGCCAACGTGCAGCCGCATTCGGGTTCGCAAGCCAATCAGGCGGTGTATTTCGCGCTGCTCTCGCCGGGCGACACCATTCTGGGCATGAGCCTCGCGCATGGCGGACACCTTACGCACGGCGCCAAGGTGAATATCTCCGGCAAGCTCTTCAACGCGGTTCAGTACGGCGTGAACGAGCAGGGCCTGGTCGATTACGACGAAGTCGAACGCCTCGCCGTCGAACACAAGCCGAAGATGATCGTGGCCGGTTTCAGCGCGTATTCGCAGCTGATGGATTGGGCACGTTTCCGCGCCATCGCCGATAAGGTGGGCGCGTATCTGTTTGTGGATATGGCGCACGTGGCGGGTCTCGTCGCGGCCGGCGTGTATCCCAACCCGCTGCCACACGCGCATGTGGTCACCTCCACCACGCATAAAACGCTGCGCGGTCCGCGCGGCGGCATCGTGATCGCCAAAGATCCGGGCGAAGAGATCGAGAAGAAGCTGCAGTCCATCGTGTTCCCCGGCATCCAGGGCGGCCCGCTGATGCACGTGATCGCCGCCAAGGCCGTGGCGTTCAAGGAAGCGCTGGAGCCGTCGTTCAAGGATTACCAGGCGCAAGTAGTGAAGAACGCCAAGGCGATGGCGAAGACCTTGATCGAACGCGGCTACAAAGTCGTCTCCGGCGGCACCGAAAACCATTTGATGCTGGTCGACCTGATCGGTCGCGAAGTTACCGGCAAGGATGCGGAAGCCGCGCTCGGTAAGGCGCACATCACCGTCAACAAAAACGCCGTGCCGAACGATCCGCGTTCGCCGTTCGTCACGTCCGGTTTGCGTGTGGGTACGCCCGCAATCACCACCCGCGGCTACAAGGAAGCGGACGTGGTCGAGCTTACGCAGTGGATCTGCGATGTGCTGGATGCGCCGACCGACGAAAGCATCATCAAAGCCGTGCGCGAGAAAGTTTCGGCGCAGTGCAAGAAATTCCCCGTCTACGGTTGA
- the nrdR gene encoding transcriptional regulator NrdR: MHCPFCQHEDTRVIDSRLADDGATVRRRRECPQCSERFNTFETAELKLPAIVKSGERRESFDERKLRTSFERALQKRPVASHDVDAAVRAVIDDLRKSGEREVPSRHVGELVMRELKKLDQVAYVRFASVYRKFEDVHAFREEIEKLERDLPGLENLQLSLLGEAVAAAKRGHRKG; the protein is encoded by the coding sequence ATGCATTGCCCCTTTTGCCAGCACGAAGACACGCGCGTGATCGATTCGCGCCTTGCCGACGACGGCGCCACCGTGCGCCGTCGCCGTGAGTGTCCGCAATGCAGCGAGCGATTCAACACCTTCGAAACCGCCGAGCTGAAGCTGCCCGCCATCGTAAAAAGCGGAGAACGGCGCGAAAGCTTCGACGAACGCAAGTTGCGCACCAGTTTCGAGCGCGCATTGCAGAAGCGACCGGTGGCGAGCCACGACGTCGACGCTGCGGTACGCGCTGTGATCGACGATCTGCGCAAGAGCGGTGAGCGCGAAGTGCCGTCGCGTCACGTGGGCGAACTCGTCATGCGCGAGCTGAAGAAGCTCGACCAAGTGGCGTACGTGCGTTTTGCGTCCGTCTATCGCAAGTTCGAAGACGTGCATGCGTTCCGCGAAGAAATCGAGAAGCTGGAGCGCGATTTGCCGGGGTTGGAGAATTTACAACTTTCGCTGTTGGGCGAGGCTGTGGCTGCGGCGAAGCGCGGACATCGTAAGGGTTGA
- a CDS encoding DUF1444 family protein, protein MSGRGIGWLVLPACLALMMAVANVAFADVHDDPASVRDRATFGLAYADIANRLYPQLHFRFVAADFSVTFEGGGHSPHVTYLDNAYLAYRADPKDEEAIISHYVSAIVDVYKFENRSITENDWTSVLPAVKGKNWIDTSNRMTANARKPSVVLTRQLTDGLYEVYVIDTPEAMEFVSVSTLADMKLSRDQIHDLAVRNLSLLLPNMQIEREGDLFAVHLDTNYEASLILIFDRWKNRLNLHGDPVIAIPSRSELLVADGSSNAAIEHLRAKAFEDCQHASYPITPRLFRLHAGSLMALN, encoded by the coding sequence ATGTCCGGTAGGGGGATCGGATGGCTGGTGTTACCAGCGTGTTTGGCATTGATGATGGCTGTCGCAAACGTAGCGTTCGCCGACGTTCATGACGATCCTGCTTCCGTTCGCGATCGCGCAACATTTGGCCTAGCCTATGCCGACATCGCAAATCGACTGTATCCGCAATTGCATTTTCGCTTCGTTGCGGCCGATTTTTCAGTGACGTTCGAAGGCGGCGGTCACAGTCCACATGTGACCTATCTCGACAACGCCTATCTGGCGTACCGCGCCGACCCGAAGGACGAGGAAGCAATCATTTCTCATTATGTTTCGGCCATCGTCGACGTGTACAAGTTCGAGAATAGGTCGATCACGGAGAATGACTGGACTTCGGTGCTTCCGGCCGTCAAAGGGAAAAATTGGATCGATACGTCCAATCGCATGACCGCCAACGCACGCAAACCCAGCGTGGTATTGACGCGTCAGCTGACCGACGGTCTCTATGAGGTGTATGTCATCGACACGCCGGAAGCGATGGAATTCGTCAGCGTGTCGACGCTGGCAGATATGAAGCTGTCGCGGGATCAGATTCACGACTTGGCTGTGCGCAATCTTTCGTTGCTGCTCCCCAATATGCAGATTGAGAGAGAGGGCGATCTCTTTGCAGTTCACCTTGATACGAACTACGAAGCCAGCCTGATTCTGATTTTCGACCGTTGGAAAAATCGCCTAAATCTGCATGGCGATCCTGTGATTGCGATTCCGTCGAGAAGTGAGCTACTTGTCGCCGATGGTTCCAGCAATGCTGCGATCGAGCATTTGCGTGCGAAGGCGTTTGAGGATTGCCAGCACGCCAGCTACCCCATTACGCCACGGCTATTTCGCTTGCATGCGGGCAGCCTCATGGCATTGAACTAG
- the pyrF gene encoding orotidine-5'-phosphate decarboxylase yields MHFMQSLHQAWTRNNSLVCVGLDPEPAKFPAHLKGRPDAVFEFCSAIVDATADLVCVYKPQIAHFAALRAEDALERLIAHIHAKHPGVPVILDAKRGDIGSTAQHYVTEAFDRFGADAVTLNPYLGRDSVQPFLDRADKGVILLCHTSNPGAADLQDLDVGGKPLYQHVAQIIARDWNTHGNCALVTGATWPEQLAQVRSLVGDVPLLVPGIGAQGGDVEAVVRNGRTSVGAGLMISSSRAILYAGNGEDFAQVARKATLELRDLINRYR; encoded by the coding sequence ATGCACTTCATGCAATCCCTGCACCAAGCATGGACCCGCAACAACTCCCTGGTCTGCGTCGGTCTCGATCCCGAACCCGCGAAATTTCCCGCGCATCTGAAAGGCCGTCCAGATGCCGTATTCGAATTCTGCAGCGCCATCGTCGACGCCACGGCCGATCTGGTCTGCGTGTACAAACCGCAGATTGCGCACTTCGCTGCGTTGCGCGCCGAAGATGCGCTGGAACGACTGATCGCGCACATCCACGCCAAGCATCCCGGCGTGCCGGTGATTCTCGATGCCAAGCGCGGCGATATCGGCAGCACGGCGCAGCATTACGTTACCGAAGCGTTCGATCGCTTCGGCGCCGATGCGGTGACGCTTAATCCTTATCTCGGTCGCGATTCGGTGCAGCCGTTTCTCGATCGCGCCGACAAGGGCGTGATTCTGCTCTGCCACACGTCCAACCCGGGCGCGGCCGATCTGCAGGATCTCGACGTCGGCGGCAAGCCGCTCTATCAACATGTTGCGCAGATCATTGCGCGCGATTGGAATACGCACGGCAACTGCGCGCTCGTCACCGGCGCAACCTGGCCGGAACAGCTTGCGCAAGTACGTTCGCTGGTCGGCGATGTTCCCCTGCTCGTTCCCGGCATCGGCGCGCAAGGCGGCGATGTGGAAGCGGTGGTTCGCAACGGTCGCACTTCGGTAGGCGCGGGACTGATGATCAGCTCTTCGCGCGCGATTCTTTACGCCGGAAACGGCGAAGATTTCGCTCAGGTCGCGCGTAAAGCCACGCTGGAGCTGCGCGATCTGATCAACCGTTATCGTTGA
- a CDS encoding DUF817 domain-containing protein, with protein MGYSGVLGALQKWDKRAGSWARSRGRGAVALHEFICFGVKQASACLFGGSMVLLLGLSWAFYPQHVALARYDFLTLAALAIQCILIATKLETLEEAKVILLFHVVGTAMEVFKTSMGSWIYPEPSLLRIGGVPLFSGFMYASVGSYFARVWRLFDFRFTNHPSFAATVYLAAAIYANFFTHHFLPDMRFALFVAVAVLFGRTWVYFRIRRVHRRMPLLLGFFLVAMFIWFAENVGTFTAAWRYPSQNHGWHIVPVSKLGAWFLLMIISYVMVSTVASGGARTRRAAAGGEAGGGQAGS; from the coding sequence ATGGGTTACTCAGGCGTATTGGGCGCATTGCAAAAGTGGGACAAGCGCGCCGGAAGCTGGGCTCGCTCGCGTGGTCGGGGCGCCGTTGCTCTCCACGAATTCATCTGCTTCGGCGTGAAACAGGCTTCTGCATGTTTATTCGGCGGCAGCATGGTGTTGCTGTTGGGTTTGAGCTGGGCGTTCTATCCGCAGCACGTGGCGCTGGCGCGCTACGACTTTCTGACCTTGGCGGCACTGGCGATCCAGTGCATTTTGATCGCGACCAAGCTGGAGACGCTGGAAGAGGCGAAGGTGATTTTGCTGTTCCATGTGGTGGGAACGGCGATGGAAGTGTTCAAAACGTCGATGGGATCGTGGATCTATCCGGAACCGTCGTTGCTGCGTATCGGCGGCGTGCCGCTGTTTAGCGGGTTTATGTACGCGTCCGTCGGAAGTTACTTCGCACGCGTGTGGCGGCTGTTCGATTTTCGATTCACCAACCATCCATCGTTTGCGGCAACTGTGTATTTGGCCGCAGCGATTTACGCGAATTTCTTCACGCACCATTTTCTCCCCGATATGCGTTTTGCGCTGTTTGTCGCCGTGGCGGTGTTGTTTGGACGCACATGGGTGTATTTCCGCATTCGTCGCGTGCATCGGCGCATGCCGTTGCTGCTCGGGTTTTTTCTCGTGGCGATGTTTATCTGGTTTGCAGAGAACGTCGGTACGTTTACGGCGGCTTGGCGCTACCCGTCGCAAAACCACGGTTGGCACATCGTGCCCGTCTCGAAGTTGGGCGCGTGGTTCTTGCTGATGATCATCAGCTACGTGATGGTCAGCACCGTGGCGTCTGGGGGAGCGCGTACCCGAAGGGCGGCGGCTGGAGGCGAGGCGGGAGGCGGCCAGGCGGGGTCCTAA
- a CDS encoding serine protease — MTAKFAQFVQKWSLALCVVVISLGMAGRTQAASPDPKLAAKIDAATFEVVIPRGSDDPLTYEKPLPLDLLPYQERTDKYFSIGTAFALGNNRYVTAGHVLMVGVGDLTGAPALRDASGHVYAIDKIEKFSLQQDFVMFSLKEQPSGSTSFDTNAKPALNSVVYAVGNALGTGVVIRDGLYTSDTPEDENGRWKWMRFSAAASPGNSGGPLLDEEGKVIGVVLMKSANENLNYALPIGEVLSAPDNLAVMDKRTSYQLDVLDYNQNGVFKGQFKLPASFADFSANYLKAFYGSNDDQLKALLQQHSNDLFPHGAGSNHILHDTPELSFFPELILHNRSGEWSYSGREVNRIPLNGNGYVAGGYVGHNFLFHVRRPDDMKASAFYNDPKQMMDLILKTGFWNRPIGPEKIKITSMGNPTTNTTFTDNWQRRWKVFIWPLPYMNGEIVLFALPVPDGYAMMMRMNPSVVTHDSMIDMKALTDFFNVDYGGTLSQWKDFLADKSLLPDVLKDARIDIEDGKRFSYDSGNVAFSYPTALQPVSLDNQLAIGVGYYEDHGKFALQTGVIQIRLNNTDPDRISIKRHIAPSPDLDDNFKETWGKLVHKQHPFDGEPYNDGDEMDIATVIDPPKSDAPSELYTAFYGTQGTHKPEDMKAKLTLLTKQFKIKAP; from the coding sequence GTGACTGCGAAATTCGCTCAGTTTGTGCAGAAGTGGTCGTTGGCGTTGTGTGTTGTCGTGATCTCGCTAGGCATGGCCGGTCGCACGCAGGCCGCCAGCCCCGATCCGAAGCTGGCGGCAAAAATCGACGCCGCCACGTTCGAAGTGGTCATTCCCCGGGGAAGCGACGATCCACTGACCTACGAAAAGCCTTTGCCGCTCGATCTGCTGCCGTACCAGGAGCGCACCGACAAATATTTCTCGATCGGCACCGCGTTTGCGTTGGGCAACAACCGCTACGTCACGGCAGGCCATGTGCTGATGGTCGGCGTCGGCGATCTGACCGGCGCTCCCGCGCTGCGCGATGCGAGCGGTCACGTGTACGCCATCGACAAAATCGAGAAGTTCTCGTTGCAGCAAGACTTCGTGATGTTCTCGCTCAAGGAGCAACCGAGCGGCAGCACCTCGTTCGACACCAACGCCAAGCCGGCGTTGAACAGCGTGGTCTACGCCGTGGGCAACGCACTTGGCACCGGCGTGGTGATTCGCGACGGCTTGTACACCTCCGACACGCCCGAAGACGAAAACGGCCGCTGGAAATGGATGCGGTTTTCCGCTGCAGCCTCGCCCGGCAATAGCGGCGGTCCGCTGCTCGATGAGGAAGGCAAGGTGATCGGCGTCGTGCTGATGAAATCGGCGAACGAAAATCTCAACTACGCGCTTCCCATCGGCGAAGTACTCAGCGCGCCCGACAATCTGGCGGTGATGGACAAGCGCACGTCTTATCAGTTGGATGTGCTCGATTACAACCAGAACGGCGTCTTCAAAGGACAATTCAAGCTGCCTGCCAGCTTCGCGGATTTCAGCGCCAACTATTTGAAGGCGTTCTACGGTAGTAACGATGACCAGCTGAAAGCGCTGCTGCAGCAACACAGCAACGATCTGTTTCCGCACGGCGCAGGCTCCAATCACATCCTGCACGACACGCCGGAGCTCAGCTTCTTTCCCGAGCTGATCTTGCACAATCGCAGCGGCGAATGGAGTTACTCCGGTCGCGAAGTCAATCGCATTCCGCTCAACGGCAACGGTTACGTCGCCGGCGGATATGTCGGACACAATTTCCTCTTTCATGTGCGTCGACCCGACGACATGAAGGCATCGGCGTTCTACAACGATCCGAAGCAGATGATGGATCTGATTCTAAAGACCGGCTTCTGGAATCGACCGATCGGCCCCGAGAAGATCAAGATTACCTCGATGGGCAATCCGACCACCAACACGACGTTTACCGATAACTGGCAGCGCCGCTGGAAGGTATTTATCTGGCCGCTGCCGTATATGAACGGCGAAATCGTGTTGTTCGCGCTGCCGGTGCCCGACGGTTACGCGATGATGATGCGCATGAATCCTTCCGTCGTGACGCACGACAGTATGATCGACATGAAAGCGCTGACCGACTTCTTCAACGTCGACTACGGCGGCACGCTTTCGCAATGGAAAGATTTTCTCGCTGACAAATCGCTGCTACCCGATGTGCTGAAAGACGCACGCATCGACATCGAAGACGGCAAGCGCTTCAGCTACGACTCCGGCAACGTAGCGTTTAGCTATCCGACGGCGCTCCAACCCGTTTCACTGGACAACCAGCTGGCCATCGGCGTGGGCTACTACGAGGACCACGGCAAGTTTGCGCTGCAAACCGGCGTAATCCAGATCCGCTTGAACAACACCGATCCGGATCGCATCAGCATCAAGCGTCATATCGCGCCCAGCCCCGACCTCGACGACAACTTCAAGGAAACCTGGGGCAAGCTGGTTCACAAACAGCATCCGTTCGACGGTGAGCCCTATAACGACGGCGACGAGATGGATATCGCCACCGTGATCGATCCTCCGAAGTCCGATGCGCCGTCCGAGCTTTACACCGCGTTCTACGGAACACAGGGCACACACAAACCTGAAGATATGAAGGCGAAGCTCACGTTGCTGACCAAGCAATTCAAGATCAAGGCGCCGTGA
- the def gene encoding peptide deformylase, which yields MIREILKMGDPRLLRVAPPVPETMIGSAELDALIADMFETMHDAGGVGLAAPQIGVDLQLVIFGFDSSERYPDAPPVPQTILLNPVITPLSQDMEEGWEGCLSVPGLRGAVNRYSLIRYEGIDPKGERIDRNAEGFHARVVQHECDHLIGRLYPSRITDFTKFGFTDVLFPGQNLIDD from the coding sequence ATGATTCGCGAGATTCTGAAGATGGGCGACCCGCGTCTGCTTCGTGTCGCCCCACCCGTGCCTGAAACGATGATCGGCAGCGCCGAACTCGATGCGCTGATCGCCGATATGTTCGAAACCATGCACGATGCCGGCGGCGTCGGACTTGCCGCGCCGCAAATCGGCGTCGATCTGCAACTGGTGATCTTCGGCTTCGACAGCTCCGAGCGCTATCCGGACGCACCACCGGTGCCGCAAACCATCTTGCTCAATCCAGTGATCACGCCGTTGTCACAAGATATGGAAGAAGGCTGGGAAGGGTGCCTTTCCGTGCCCGGGCTGCGCGGCGCGGTCAATCGCTATTCGCTGATTCGCTACGAAGGCATCGATCCCAAAGGCGAACGTATCGATCGCAACGCGGAAGGCTTTCATGCACGTGTCGTGCAACACGAATGCGATCATTTGATCGGCCGTCTGTATCCGTCGCGCATCACCGATTTCACCAAGTTCGGGTTTACCGATGTGTTGTTTCCGGGGCAGAATTTGATCGACGATTGA